In the genome of Nitrospirota bacterium, one region contains:
- a CDS encoding chemotaxis protein CheW, whose amino-acid sequence MGESMLTQATQYLTFNLGEEIFALEIAKVREVLDLTSITTVPQTPEFMRGVINLRGGVVPVVDLRLKFGMPRT is encoded by the coding sequence ATGGGTGAGAGCATGCTTACGCAGGCGACCCAGTACCTCACCTTCAACCTTGGTGAAGAAATCTTCGCTCTGGAGATAGCGAAGGTGCGGGAGGTGCTGGACCTGACGAGCATCACGACGGTGCCGCAGACCCCGGAGTTCATGCGGGGGGTGATCAACCTGAGGGGGGGCGTGGTGCCGGTGGTGGACCTGAGGCTGAAGTTCGGGATGCCCCGGAC